The Thermococcus sp. 21S7 genome window below encodes:
- the trxB gene encoding thioredoxin-disulfide reductase: protein MFSLGGFSRGGEYENKTWDVLIIGAGPAGFTAAVYAARFGLETLILSKDLGGNMALTDLIENYPGFPEGISGSELTNRMHEQVKNLGVDIVFDEVERIDPTECAYYEGPCKFAVKTKNGKEYKARTIIIAVGAAPRKLHVPGEEEFTGRGVSYCATCDGPLFKGKKVIVVGGGNTALQEALYLKSIGVDVTLVHRREEFRADKILQDRFKESGIPTILNTVVTEIRGNGKVEAVKLKNRVTGEETEMAVDGVFIFIGYEPKTDFVKHLGITDEYGYIPVDMHMRTKVKGIFAAGDITNVFKQIAVAVGQGAIAANSAKELLEEWNSKVAE from the coding sequence ATGTTCAGCCTTGGAGGATTCTCACGCGGGGGAGAGTACGAGAACAAAACATGGGACGTGCTCATCATAGGCGCCGGGCCGGCCGGATTCACCGCGGCAGTATACGCGGCGCGCTTCGGCCTTGAGACGCTGATACTCAGCAAAGACCTCGGCGGAAACATGGCCCTGACCGACCTTATAGAGAACTATCCAGGATTTCCAGAGGGAATCAGCGGTTCCGAGCTGACGAACAGGATGCACGAGCAGGTCAAGAACCTCGGCGTTGATATAGTCTTCGACGAGGTGGAAAGGATAGACCCGACGGAGTGCGCCTACTACGAGGGGCCGTGCAAGTTCGCGGTCAAGACGAAGAACGGCAAGGAGTACAAGGCCAGGACGATAATCATAGCCGTCGGCGCCGCACCGAGGAAGCTCCACGTGCCAGGAGAGGAAGAGTTCACCGGAAGGGGCGTTTCCTACTGTGCGACCTGCGACGGCCCGCTCTTCAAGGGCAAGAAGGTCATAGTTGTCGGAGGCGGAAACACCGCCCTTCAGGAGGCGCTCTACCTCAAGAGCATAGGCGTCGACGTCACGCTCGTCCACAGGCGCGAGGAGTTCAGGGCCGACAAGATACTCCAGGACCGCTTTAAGGAGAGCGGTATTCCGACGATACTCAACACCGTCGTGACCGAAATCAGAGGCAACGGGAAGGTCGAGGCGGTCAAGTTGAAGAACCGCGTTACCGGCGAGGAGACCGAGATGGCGGTCGATGGAGTCTTCATCTTCATCGGCTACGAGCCTAAAACGGATTTCGTCAAGCACCTCGGCATAACCGACGAGTACGGCTACATCCCGGTGGACATGCACATGCGCACGAAGGTGAAGGGAATCTTTGCCGCCGGAGACATAACCAACGTCTTCAAGCAGATTGCAGTTGCCGTCGGCCAGGGTGCGATAGCGGCGAACTCCGCCAAGGAACTCCTTGAGGAGTGGAACTCAAAGGTCGCGGAGTGA
- a CDS encoding metal-dependent hydrolase — protein sequence MPNYDVHVLSGIASYPVIVAAAGFAAAHGAPLALTTMALVLGYAFYVLGSDLPDMDHPNALIHRGTKPIVSVVVGGAVYVNAAGSINVGGPWLNTTVEWGIAVLAAVIAWFAFTWMMPKHRGIVHSFLFAAVYGGLAFVLVEYGLNMTTGEGLYVGFAAFCGYALHLLLDGELSLL from the coding sequence ATGCCCAACTACGACGTTCACGTGCTCAGCGGGATAGCCAGCTATCCTGTCATCGTCGCCGCGGCGGGATTCGCGGCCGCCCACGGCGCTCCCCTCGCCCTCACAACGATGGCTCTGGTGCTGGGCTACGCTTTCTACGTCCTGGGGAGCGACCTGCCGGACATGGACCATCCAAACGCCCTGATCCACCGCGGGACGAAGCCAATAGTCAGCGTGGTGGTCGGGGGGGCGGTCTACGTCAACGCCGCGGGGTCGATAAACGTCGGGGGGCCCTGGCTCAACACAACCGTTGAATGGGGCATAGCGGTTCTCGCCGCCGTGATAGCATGGTTCGCCTTCACGTGGATGATGCCAAAGCACAGGGGAATAGTTCACTCCTTCCTCTTCGCGGCCGTCTACGGGGGCCTGGCGTTCGTTCTGGTGGAGTACGGCCTCAACATGACGACGGGGGAGGGACTCTACGTCGGCTTCGCGGCCTTCTGCGGCTATGCCCTTCACCTTCTCCTCGACGGGGAGCTATCACTGCTGTAG
- a CDS encoding AAA family ATPase: protein MEAGGLKLYPYQSYEVYGLSRNPFEQLASEGITDVESIHVYQEIDMRLQMIISEVIGNKSSIAMSIVGPLGMGKTQRLKTIAKAVEENRGKAIYVKVDTNDILKLTRDIFYALKPPKSRTNIFLENLSKKLGFIDRLEKMLSDRDEYKSRDIAELLTEQMGRYPYCALLLDELENMGSASEREKIQFFEMLRHFISNMPQGCIVAFACVPEAYEEYSKIFPAFFMRLHYEFKLRPMSIDEAYELVKKRLNRVRIRDTDDPIYPFTEGAVKLIHELGKGNPRQILRLLHYVLSEAVKHKFDPIDDYVVTAILEEPKSLEEYLTRIPKEYKDLVEAIVHEFNGGPVSYIQIAKVVKRPGIQVYDQLNELIRLGFLVGDPKGNYKVPEYVKKFLEEEQAEKEEE, encoded by the coding sequence ATGGAAGCCGGTGGCCTTAAGCTTTATCCATATCAGTCATACGAAGTTTACGGTCTTTCTCGAAATCCCTTTGAACAGCTCGCAAGCGAGGGAATAACCGACGTCGAGAGCATTCACGTCTATCAAGAGATAGACATGCGCCTCCAGATGATAATCTCCGAGGTCATTGGGAACAAAAGCTCGATAGCCATGAGCATCGTCGGCCCCCTCGGAATGGGCAAGACTCAGAGGCTCAAGACCATAGCCAAGGCCGTAGAGGAAAACCGCGGGAAGGCTATATACGTCAAGGTCGACACGAACGACATCCTCAAGCTCACGCGCGACATCTTCTACGCCCTCAAGCCGCCGAAGAGCAGGACGAACATCTTCCTGGAGAACCTCTCCAAAAAGCTCGGATTCATAGACAGGCTTGAAAAGATGCTGAGCGACAGGGACGAGTACAAAAGCAGAGACATAGCCGAACTTTTAACCGAGCAGATGGGGAGATACCCCTACTGCGCCCTTCTCCTGGACGAGCTTGAGAACATGGGGAGCGCGAGCGAGAGGGAGAAGATACAGTTCTTCGAGATGCTCAGGCACTTCATCAGCAACATGCCCCAGGGCTGTATCGTTGCCTTCGCCTGCGTCCCCGAGGCCTACGAGGAGTACTCCAAGATTTTCCCTGCCTTCTTCATGCGCCTCCACTACGAGTTCAAGCTCAGACCAATGAGCATAGACGAGGCCTACGAGCTGGTGAAGAAGAGGCTCAACAGGGTGAGGATACGGGACACAGATGATCCAATCTACCCCTTCACCGAGGGAGCGGTAAAGCTAATCCACGAGCTTGGGAAGGGCAACCCCAGGCAGATTCTTCGCCTGCTCCACTACGTTCTGAGCGAAGCCGTGAAGCACAAGTTCGATCCGATAGACGACTACGTTGTCACGGCAATCCTTGAGGAGCCCAAGAGCCTTGAGGAGTACCTCACGAGGATTCCAAAGGAGTACAAGGACCTCGTTGAGGCCATAGTTCACGAGTTCAACGGTGGGCCGGTGAGCTACATTCAGATAGCCAAGGTCGTCAAGAGGCCCGGAATACAGGTCTACGACCAGCTCAACGAGCTCATAAGGCTCGGCTTCCTGGTCGGAGACCCCAAAGGCAACTACAAGGTTCCAGAGTACGTGAAAAAGTTCCTGGAGGAAGAACAGGCCGAGAAAGAGGAAGAGTGA
- a CDS encoding THUMP domain-containing protein produces the protein MTILLVTAPAGREGDAILELEWALGKVRVRGTDWRGVLLAETPLSKKEAIGRLKNFETQAIQRVVPLDLIVPARREEIEKAVLEVAKRIDGTFAVRAKVRGNKRMSQRELEIGLGSLIVEAFGLKVNLSDPDYTVAVEVLGKKAGIGLVGRGELLRFEVVE, from the coding sequence ATGACGATTCTTCTCGTTACGGCTCCGGCTGGACGTGAGGGCGACGCCATACTCGAACTGGAGTGGGCGCTGGGGAAGGTCAGGGTCAGGGGTACAGACTGGAGGGGCGTTCTCCTCGCCGAAACGCCCCTGTCGAAGAAGGAAGCCATAGGAAGGCTGAAGAACTTCGAGACCCAGGCGATACAGCGCGTTGTCCCCCTCGACCTCATCGTTCCCGCCAGGAGGGAAGAGATAGAAAAGGCCGTCCTTGAAGTGGCGAAAAGAATAGACGGCACCTTTGCGGTGCGCGCCAAGGTCAGGGGGAACAAGAGGATGTCCCAGAGGGAGCTTGAAATAGGCCTCGGTTCGCTTATAGTGGAAGCCTTCGGCCTAAAAGTCAACCTCAGCGACCCGGACTACACCGTCGCCGTCGAGGTGCTGGGGAAAAAGGCCGGAATCGGGCTGGTGGGAAGGGGTGAACTGCTTCGCTTTGAGGTAGTCGAGTGA
- a CDS encoding SagB/ThcOx family dehydrogenase, with the protein MNFRHVSYIVVALVVASSLLLVLKPYILWRGVGETLSGEVIALPEPRLDSEVSVEEAIARRRSIRSYRDEPVTLGQLSQLLWAAQGITAQRTKFRASPSAGATYPFEVYVVAGNVEGLAPGVYRYDPFNHTLVLVKAGDYRKALQDAALDQRWVGDAPLSIVLVAFYGRTTSYYGERGVRYVHMEAGHIGQNLYLQATALSLGTVAVGAFYDEGVAEILGTDGAPLYIFPVGVPNG; encoded by the coding sequence ATGAACTTCAGGCACGTCTCGTACATCGTCGTGGCCCTGGTGGTAGCCTCGTCCCTCCTTCTCGTCCTCAAGCCCTACATCCTCTGGAGGGGAGTGGGCGAGACCCTTTCGGGGGAGGTCATAGCCCTGCCGGAGCCCAGGCTGGACTCAGAGGTTAGCGTCGAGGAAGCGATAGCGAGGCGGAGGAGCATACGCTCCTACAGGGACGAGCCCGTAACCCTTGGCCAGCTCTCCCAGCTCCTCTGGGCGGCACAGGGGATAACTGCCCAGCGAACCAAGTTTCGGGCATCGCCCAGCGCGGGGGCGACGTATCCCTTCGAGGTCTACGTGGTGGCGGGGAACGTTGAGGGCCTTGCCCCGGGAGTGTATCGCTACGACCCCTTCAACCACACCCTCGTGTTGGTGAAGGCCGGCGACTACAGAAAAGCCCTCCAGGATGCCGCCCTCGATCAGCGGTGGGTTGGGGATGCACCCCTCAGCATAGTCCTCGTGGCCTTCTATGGGAGAACGACCTCCTACTATGGTGAACGGGGCGTCAGGTACGTCCACATGGAGGCTGGCCACATAGGCCAGAACCTCTACCTTCAGGCAACCGCTCTAAGCCTGGGAACCGTCGCGGTTGGGGCCTTCTACGATGAGGGTGTTGCGGAGATACTGGGCACCGATGGTGCTCCCCTTTACATCTTCCCTGTGGGTGTTCCAAATGGTTAG
- a CDS encoding LPXTG cell wall anchor domain-containing protein produces the protein MVSFDHYTLGYLSFALMGLAMLSGALIFLSKRRETWIKAHIVISVIAYIIMFLSIWLVR, from the coding sequence ATGGTTAGCTTTGACCACTACACCCTTGGCTACCTGAGCTTTGCCCTCATGGGCCTCGCCATGCTGAGCGGGGCACTGATATTCCTATCAAAGCGCAGGGAGACGTGGATAAAGGCCCACATCGTCATCAGCGTGATAGCGTACATCATCATGTTCCTCTCAATATGGCTCGTTAGATGA
- a CDS encoding ferritin family protein: MYDVHEVVEALSRLSYRDALAYWIEGEKKEAEFYRELARRARNLGLGEELVKTFEKLAEDSLNHAAELEAQLGETYGDVPRSDLPPLEVLPVLNEFERADQLEEVLKAAMESELIAHESYKLLAESVDDERLREFYSKLADVERGHYEMLLERYSELLTSSPP; encoded by the coding sequence ATGTACGACGTTCACGAGGTCGTTGAGGCCCTCTCAAGGCTGAGCTACAGGGACGCCCTTGCGTACTGGATAGAGGGTGAGAAGAAGGAGGCGGAATTTTATCGCGAGCTCGCGAGGCGTGCCCGCAACCTGGGTCTCGGAGAGGAACTGGTGAAAACCTTCGAGAAGCTGGCCGAGGATTCGCTGAACCACGCCGCCGAGCTTGAGGCCCAGCTCGGGGAGACCTACGGGGACGTTCCGAGGAGCGACCTTCCCCCGCTTGAGGTTCTTCCGGTTCTCAATGAATTCGAGAGGGCAGACCAGCTGGAGGAGGTTTTGAAGGCGGCGATGGAGAGCGAGCTGATAGCCCACGAGTCCTACAAGCTGCTCGCGGAGAGTGTGGATGACGAACGGCTGAGGGAGTTCTACTCCAAACTGGCCGACGTTGAGCGGGGCCACTACGAGATGCTCCTGGAGAGGTACAGTGAGTTGCTGACCTCCTCCCCGCCGTGA
- a CDS encoding ferritin family protein, whose product MVDLEGLSFLEELPLGELLAHWISLEGDKALLYERLAERARGMDVEGAVGDMFKLLGQEARRHEKKLRTLYTRKFGDEIPAVNGPSLEELSEIRELESENDVFAVLKCALELEEVAERVYSILAEKADDETLRAVFSYLGSTERLHERAVGSLIRDYDYRAGVKKEGVEA is encoded by the coding sequence ATGGTTGATCTCGAAGGCTTGTCTTTCCTTGAGGAACTTCCCCTGGGGGAGCTTCTCGCCCACTGGATATCCCTGGAGGGTGACAAGGCCCTGCTCTACGAGAGGCTGGCCGAGAGGGCCAGGGGTATGGATGTTGAGGGGGCCGTGGGGGATATGTTCAAACTCCTCGGCCAAGAAGCGAGAAGACACGAGAAGAAGCTGAGGACCCTCTACACGAGAAAGTTCGGGGATGAGATTCCCGCCGTCAATGGGCCGTCTTTGGAGGAGCTCTCCGAGATAAGGGAGCTTGAGAGTGAGAACGACGTTTTTGCCGTTCTTAAGTGTGCCCTTGAGCTGGAGGAGGTTGCAGAGAGGGTTTACTCAATTCTAGCCGAGAAGGCCGACGACGAAACCCTGAGGGCGGTCTTTTCTTACCTCGGTTCCACGGAGAGGCTCCATGAGAGGGCCGTTGGGTCCCTTATACGGGATTACGACTACAGAGCAGGTGTAAAAAAAGAGGGAGTGGAGGCTTAG
- a CDS encoding 4Fe-4S dicluster domain-containing protein, with product MVNKMMFVLLKQLVKKPATNPFPVKHAPANVTALIEKVQKGEAQINPPVPVPEGFRGKLVYDPERCIGCRLCIMVCPADAMEWIPELKKIRHYVSRCMFCALCVDVCPGKKFPGEEKAVKALRMSEEFLIADYDKYSDNLIEEPPEAKELFKKEVKEAAESEG from the coding sequence ATGGTAAACAAGATGATGTTCGTCCTCCTCAAGCAGCTCGTCAAGAAGCCCGCCACCAACCCCTTCCCGGTTAAGCATGCTCCCGCTAACGTCACGGCGCTCATAGAGAAAGTGCAGAAGGGTGAAGCTCAGATAAACCCGCCCGTCCCGGTTCCCGAAGGGTTCAGGGGTAAGCTCGTCTACGACCCGGAGAGGTGCATAGGCTGCCGGCTCTGCATAATGGTCTGTCCTGCGGATGCCATGGAGTGGATACCTGAGCTGAAGAAGATAAGGCACTACGTTTCACGCTGTATGTTCTGCGCCCTCTGCGTTGATGTCTGCCCGGGCAAGAAGTTCCCGGGAGAGGAGAAGGCCGTCAAGGCGCTGAGAATGAGCGAGGAGTTCCTGATAGCTGACTACGACAAGTACAGCGACAACCTGATAGAGGAGCCGCCGGAGGCCAAGGAGCTATTCAAAAAAGAAGTGAAGGAGGCAGCGGAGTCAGAAGGCTAG
- a CDS encoding complex I subunit 1 family protein, with amino-acid sequence MTPETLLYAFTFPVLGVFLGLVYKGIDRRVSARLTSRIGPPIRQPFWDVGKLLLKETVVPENAVAWIFNAMPIVSFAASMTLLLYIPFGVLKAPLEGYGDLVVILYLLTLQSLAMAIGGFASGSPFSSVGAQREMVLMMSYEMPLATVIVGFAVLYKSFSLTTIASTPVWGVAGPLAAMGVVLLFVALLVVTPAELAKLPFDIAEAETEICEGMLAEYSGRNLALFYLSDAVRGFAMAALEVVLFFPFALTSMLNLNLTGTPYYVVEALWFLFKVMVIYLLAITLVRTSFARFRIEQASRVFWVYVNIIALVGLALVWLGV; translated from the coding sequence ATGACCCCCGAAACACTGCTGTACGCCTTTACGTTCCCCGTACTGGGAGTTTTCCTCGGACTGGTCTACAAGGGTATAGACAGGCGCGTCTCGGCCAGGCTGACCTCCAGGATAGGACCGCCAATAAGGCAGCCCTTCTGGGACGTTGGCAAGCTGCTCCTGAAGGAGACCGTCGTTCCCGAGAACGCGGTGGCGTGGATATTCAACGCCATGCCCATAGTCTCATTCGCGGCCTCAATGACCCTGCTCCTGTACATACCCTTCGGAGTGCTCAAAGCTCCGCTCGAAGGCTACGGAGACCTCGTCGTCATCCTGTACCTGCTGACCCTTCAGTCGCTGGCAATGGCCATAGGCGGCTTTGCATCGGGAAGCCCGTTCTCCTCGGTGGGTGCGCAGAGGGAAATGGTGCTCATGATGAGCTACGAGATGCCGCTGGCGACCGTCATAGTTGGCTTCGCCGTGCTCTACAAGAGCTTCTCACTGACGACCATAGCGAGCACACCGGTGTGGGGCGTCGCGGGCCCGCTCGCGGCCATGGGCGTGGTGCTACTCTTCGTGGCCTTACTCGTCGTTACGCCGGCCGAGCTGGCGAAACTGCCTTTCGACATAGCCGAGGCCGAGACGGAGATATGTGAGGGTATGCTCGCCGAGTACAGCGGGAGGAATCTTGCACTGTTCTACCTCTCGGACGCGGTCAGGGGCTTCGCCATGGCAGCGCTGGAGGTGGTGCTGTTCTTCCCGTTCGCGCTGACGAGCATGCTCAACCTGAACCTAACTGGAACGCCCTACTACGTCGTCGAGGCCCTGTGGTTCCTCTTCAAGGTCATGGTCATCTACCTGCTGGCGATAACGCTGGTCAGGACATCGTTCGCAAGGTTCAGGATAGAGCAGGCCTCCAGAGTGTTCTGGGTCTACGTCAACATAATCGCCCTCGTCGGGCTCGCGCTGGTATGGCTGGGGGTGTGA
- a CDS encoding nickel-dependent hydrogenase large subunit, with amino-acid sequence MAKTQYYVPVGPIHPALKEPIRVEAKVEGERIVDVDVKRGFAHRGIEYMGMKRNAIQTLYLSERICGICSISHPYAFVIGSEKALGIEAPPRAQYIRTIIAELERIHSHILWLGVVAHEMGFDSLLFWTWKGREKVLDILELLTGNRINYSVFMIGGVRRDITESQAKAVRDMINYYRIFTEEMKDVFLADPVYKARTRGVAQLSRDMAKKLNVCGPVARAAGLRMDVRQDTPYDAYADIDVRAIVPQDIVGEARGDAYDITLVRIYEIEQSLDIIEFCLDNMPEGKIMAIPNYVALLAKIRRSEGEGIGMHEAPRGEVIHYFKYGNKRDGPVVWKVIAPSYNNINTWGPLLLGAEVADIPIVVAYIDPCMCCNDRVAVVRDENGRLIDPATLHLKAVEKTRKLREELGVRE; translated from the coding sequence ATGGCGAAAACCCAGTACTACGTCCCTGTCGGCCCGATCCACCCGGCGCTGAAGGAGCCGATAAGGGTCGAGGCCAAGGTCGAGGGAGAGAGGATAGTCGATGTGGACGTCAAGAGGGGCTTCGCCCACAGGGGAATAGAGTACATGGGCATGAAGAGGAACGCCATACAGACCCTCTACCTCTCGGAGAGGATATGCGGAATCTGCTCGATATCGCACCCCTACGCCTTCGTCATAGGAAGCGAAAAGGCCCTGGGAATAGAGGCCCCGCCGAGGGCCCAGTACATAAGGACGATAATAGCCGAGCTGGAGAGGATTCACAGCCACATACTCTGGCTCGGTGTCGTGGCGCACGAGATGGGCTTTGACTCCCTCCTGTTCTGGACGTGGAAGGGCAGGGAGAAGGTTCTCGACATCCTGGAGCTACTGACAGGTAACAGGATAAACTACTCCGTGTTCATGATAGGCGGCGTCAGGAGGGACATAACGGAAAGCCAGGCGAAGGCCGTAAGGGACATGATAAACTACTACCGGATATTCACGGAGGAGATGAAGGACGTCTTCCTGGCGGACCCCGTCTACAAGGCCAGGACGCGGGGAGTGGCACAGCTTTCCAGGGATATGGCGAAGAAGCTCAACGTATGCGGGCCGGTTGCCAGGGCGGCAGGACTAAGAATGGATGTCAGGCAGGACACGCCGTACGACGCCTACGCGGACATTGACGTAAGGGCAATAGTGCCGCAGGACATAGTGGGCGAGGCCAGGGGCGATGCCTACGACATCACCCTCGTCAGGATATACGAGATAGAGCAGAGCCTCGACATAATCGAGTTCTGCCTGGATAACATGCCAGAAGGCAAGATAATGGCCATTCCAAACTACGTGGCGCTTCTGGCCAAGATAAGGAGGAGCGAAGGGGAGGGAATCGGCATGCACGAGGCACCGCGCGGTGAGGTCATCCACTACTTCAAGTACGGCAACAAGCGCGACGGGCCGGTCGTCTGGAAGGTGATAGCACCGAGCTACAACAATATCAACACGTGGGGACCGCTCCTCCTCGGAGCCGAGGTGGCGGACATACCGATAGTCGTCGCCTACATAGACCCGTGCATGTGCTGCAACGACAGGGTCGCGGTGGTAAGGGACGAGAACGGCAGGCTAATCGACCCTGCAACGCTGCACCTGAAGGCGGTTGAAAAAACAAGGAAGCTTAGGGAAGAGCTGGGGGTGAGAGAATGA
- a CDS encoding NADH-quinone oxidoreductase subunit C produces MREPMSAEEVLKRLQEALGEALLSHEVREYTMGVRRKRTYQELWIEIDPKAFRRAVEVMFELDYPHLHFITGEDDGGDFLRMVYSFGLFWAVPWGELSVTMRFNLPKDNLVLPTITDMMPGAETNEREIREMLGVEFEGLKNKRHLFLPDDWPEGKYPWRKDEYGVEDMVKHTHKSVNEIRRGE; encoded by the coding sequence ATGAGGGAACCAATGAGCGCGGAAGAGGTCCTCAAGAGACTCCAGGAGGCGCTCGGGGAGGCCCTGCTCTCCCACGAGGTCAGGGAGTACACGATGGGAGTCAGGAGGAAGAGAACGTACCAGGAACTCTGGATAGAGATAGACCCGAAGGCCTTCAGGAGAGCCGTCGAAGTCATGTTCGAGCTTGACTACCCGCACCTGCACTTCATAACCGGAGAGGACGATGGGGGCGACTTCCTGAGGATGGTCTACTCCTTCGGCCTGTTCTGGGCCGTTCCCTGGGGGGAGCTCAGCGTCACCATGCGCTTCAACCTTCCGAAGGATAACCTAGTCCTGCCGACGATAACCGACATGATGCCCGGGGCGGAGACCAACGAGCGTGAGATTAGGGAGATGCTCGGCGTTGAATTCGAGGGCCTGAAGAACAAGCGGCACCTATTCCTGCCCGACGACTGGCCGGAGGGCAAGTACCCCTGGAGGAAGGACGAGTACGGCGTGGAGGACATGGTGAAGCATACCCACAAGAGCGTGAACGAGATAAGGAGGGGTGAGTGA
- a CDS encoding NADH-quinone oxidoreductase subunit B family protein, translating into MGKLTNFKRSLWVFHASGGSCNACDIEIIAALTPRYDVERFGIKLVGSPRHADVLLVTGAIPRDFADKLRRIYEQMPDPKAVVVIGNCGTSGGVFYDSYNIAGPIDEIIPVDVYVPGCPPRPEAIIDGVVKAWLKIEKLEKELEGKKE; encoded by the coding sequence ATGGGGAAGCTGACCAACTTTAAACGCTCCCTCTGGGTTTTCCATGCCTCCGGGGGGAGCTGTAACGCCTGCGATATCGAGATTATAGCCGCGCTGACGCCGCGCTACGACGTGGAGCGCTTTGGAATCAAACTCGTCGGAAGTCCAAGGCACGCGGATGTCCTCCTCGTAACCGGGGCCATCCCGAGGGACTTCGCCGACAAGCTGAGGCGCATATACGAGCAGATGCCCGACCCGAAGGCCGTCGTGGTCATCGGAAACTGCGGAACCAGCGGGGGAGTGTTCTACGACTCCTACAACATAGCCGGCCCGATAGACGAGATAATCCCAGTGGACGTCTACGTTCCCGGCTGCCCCCCGAGGCCCGAGGCGATAATAGACGGCGTTGTGAAGGCCTGGCTCAAGATAGAGAAGCTGGAAAAGGAGCTGGAGGGGAAGAAAGAATGA
- a CDS encoding hydrogenase, whose protein sequence is MTWIESLTLNSPSGFWNPIVWLVFLVIFAIIGYLIYSRGNRSYKPNTDQVKPFLSGNKVEDVEEIRVRAGDIYWGFIEALKGYYDVLMRMHTGDVRDYILWYLGLGAIILFILVGGV, encoded by the coding sequence ATGACCTGGATTGAGAGTCTTACACTGAACTCCCCGTCGGGATTCTGGAACCCGATAGTCTGGCTGGTGTTCCTGGTGATCTTCGCCATCATCGGTTACCTCATCTATTCGCGCGGAAACAGGAGCTACAAGCCGAACACCGACCAGGTGAAGCCCTTCCTGAGCGGCAACAAGGTTGAGGACGTGGAGGAAATCCGCGTAAGGGCCGGCGACATATACTGGGGCTTCATCGAGGCGCTGAAGGGCTACTACGACGTGCTCATGAGAATGCACACCGGAGACGTCAGGGACTACATCCTCTGGTACCTCGGACTCGGTGCCATAATCCTGTTCATCCTCGTGGGGGGTGTGTGA